A region of Anopheles merus strain MAF chromosome 2R, AmerM5.1, whole genome shotgun sequence DNA encodes the following proteins:
- the LOC121588133 gene encoding trichohyalin has translation MRSAKLQAALVKRREAEQIKYQKSAAVERYYDQWGRITSRYESWTTPKYYREAEEALRKREDEKKKQEALESKRARLKALLQKENEELQKEMENISRPKPKSVSTEILEGIRSRLHSAEEAKKRMDLEANLYSKWRLGFDKDAVIMDSKTTHQAMAKLNWIDRQVELQLQDEKDRREQQERQLKLSEEVRRREELMLEKNRMREQELKELRSMQEMHMAELKSREQEANELKMYEVRLKTKKEEMVNELEQLRVYNDVRRDRVVAMHNLRRIKMLLRERSEAVRNDLQHDIQLLQRISSDNPASCDSAEGIEYLRRKFQLQYDLEVEQQMTIEGMYESEAKHSLAKCEDKWNSEAIIREQQLRCLLEDRLMDFETKLVDCTQRQRELIDVREQHIKAIEGANQRLKELMSDKSRDEFVTSSNNSELRDLLVQRSGGGGGGDGTDRGHPIPRRPSTQSSQRSSTFSSIFPFDDYCKELKLTENRTGRRRDGETTGAPEGLTAPRFGKKKVAWC, from the exons ATGCGTAGCGCAAAGTTACAGGCAGCGCTGGTGAAACGACGGGAAGCTGAACAGATCAAGTACCAAAAGTCAGCCGCCGTAGAACGGTACTACGACCAGTGGGGACGCATCACGAGCCGGTACGAGTCATGGACCACGCCCAAGTACTACCGGGAAGCGGAAGAAGCACTCCGGAAGCGTGAGgatgagaagaagaaacaggAAGCACTGGAATCGAAACGAGCCCGTCTAAAGGCACTTTTACAGAAGGAAAATGAGGAGCTACAAAAGGAGATGGAAA ATATATCTCGCCCAAAACCGAAGTCAGTTTCAACCGAAATCCTGGAAGGAATCCGATCGCGGTTGCACAGCGCAGAAGAAGCAAAGAAGCGCATGGATCTGGAGGCAAACTTGTACAGCAAGTGGCGCCTTGGCTTTGACAAAGACGCAGTGATAATGGACTCGAAAACGACGCACCAGGCGATGGCCAAGCTGAACTGGATCGATCGGCAGGTGGAGCTGCAACTGCAGGACGAAAAGGATCGCCgcgagcagcaggaacggcagCTAAAGCTGTCCGAGGAGGTCCGTCGAAGGGAGGAGCTGATGCTGGAAAAGAACCGAATGCGCGAGCAGGAACTGAAGGAACTTCGCAGCATGCAGGAAATGCACATGGCGGAGCTGAAGTCGCGGGAACAGGAAGCGAACGAGCTGAAGATGTACGAGGTGCGGCTAAAGACGAAAAAGGAAGAGATGGTCAACGAGTTGGAGCAGCTGCGCGTGTACAACGATGTGCGGCGCGACCGTGTGGTGGCGATGCATAACTTAAGGCGCATAAAGATGCTGCTCCGCGAGCGCTCGGAAGCGGTGCGGAACGATCTGCAGCATGACAttcagctgctgcagcgcatCAGCAGCGACAATCCCGCATCGTGCGACAGTGCGGAAGGGATCGAGTACTTGCGGCGCAAGTTTCAGCTCCAGTACGATCTGGAGGTGGAGCAGCAGATGACCATCGAGGGCATGTACGAGTCGGAGGCGAAACACAGTTTGGCCAAGTGTGAGGACAAATGGAACAGCGAAGCGATCATTCGAGAGCAACAGCTGCGCTGCCTGCTCGAGGACCGGCTGATGGACTTCGAAACGAAGCTGGTCGACTGTACGCAAAGGCAGCGCGAGCTTATCGATGTACGCGAGCAGCACATCAAAGCCATCGAGGGGGCCAATCAGCGGCTGAAGGAGCTGATGTCCGATAAATCGCGCGATGAGTTTGTTACCTCGTCCAATAACAGCGAACTGCGAGACCTTCTAGTGCAgcgtagtggtggtggtggtggtggcgatggCACGGATAGAGGACACCCGATTCCGAGGCGACCCTCCACACAGAGTTCGCAGCGGAGCAGCACGTTTAGCAGCATCTTTCCCTTTGATGATTATTGCAAGGAGCTGAAACTGACTGAAAATCGCACCGGTAGACGGCGAGACGGCGAGACGACTGGTGCTCCCGAAGGTTTGACGGCGCCCCGGTTTGGCAAGAAGAAGGTAGCCTGGTGCTAA
- the LOC121588142 gene encoding peptidoglycan-recognition protein LB: MDFVKDFCYYFGVIAFTLFYVAVDSKACDPVPYVTRDFWSALPPKRIEHFAGPIPYVIIHHSYRPAACYNGLQCIAAMQTMQKMHQNERQWNDIGYSFAVGGDGRVYQGRGFNVIGAHAPRYNNRSVGICLIGDWVADLPPKNMLTAAQNLIEYGVRNGLIAQNYTLLGHRQVRTTECPGDRLFEEIKTWPHFDPMTDIVDQNSV, from the exons ATGGACTTTGTGAAAGACTTTTGTTACTACTTCGGCGTCATAGCTTTTACCCTATTTTACGTTGCGGTTGATAGTAAAGCATGtg ACCCGGTGCCCTACGTGACGCGAGACTTTTGGAGTGCTCTGCCACCGAAGCGGATCGAACACTTCGCCGGTCCCATCCCGTACGTCATCATACATCATTCGTACCGGCCGGCGGCATGCTACAACGGGCTGCAGTGCATCGCGGCAATGCAAACGATGCAGAAGATGCACCAGAACGAGCGTCAGTGGAACGACATCGGGTACAGCTTTGCGGTCGGTGGCGACGGACGCGTGTACCAGGGCCGGGGATTCAATGTGATTGGCGCTCATGCGCCCCGATACAACAACCGCAGCGTTGGGATCTGTCTGATCGGTGATTGGGTTG CGGATTTGCCACCCAAGAACATGCTCACGGCCGCCCAAAACCTCATCGAGTACGGTGTCCGGAATGGGCTGATTGCACAGAACTACACCTTGCTGGGGCATCGGCAGGTACGCACGACCGAATGTCCGGGCGATCGGCTGTTCGAGGAGATCAAAACCTGGCCCCATTTCGATCCGATGACGGACATTGTCGATCAGAACAGTGTTTGA
- the LOC121588140 gene encoding ras-related protein Rab-8A, with the protein MAKTYDYLFKLLLIGDSGVGKTCILFRFSEDAFNTTFISTIGIDFKIRTIDLDGKKIKLQIWDTAGQERFRTITTAYYRGAMGIMLVYDITQEKSFENIKNWIRNIEENAAADVEKMLLGNKCELNEKRQVTRVRGEQLAVEYGIKFMETSAKASINVDDAFFTLARDIKCKMEKRMEANNPPKGGHQLKPQVEPRKAPSWLSKCNLF; encoded by the exons atGGCGAAAACGTACGACTATCTGTTCAAACTTTTACTGATCGGCGATTCCGGCGTTGGCAAAACCTGCATACTGTTCCGCTTTTCGGAGGATGCCTTCAATACCACATTCATCAGTACAATCG GTATCGATTTCAAAATCCGAACAATCGATCTCGACGGGAAAAAGATAAAACTGCAAATATG GGACACAGCGGGACAGGAACGATTCCGTACAATCACGACCGCCTATTACCGGGGAGCCATGGGCATCATGCTGGTATACGACATCACACAGGAGAAATCGTTCGAGAACATTAAAAACTGGATTAGAAACATCGAAGAAAATGCGGCAGCCGACGTGGAAAAGATGCTGCTCGGCAATAAGTGTGAGCTTAATGAAAAAAGACAG GTTACCCGAGTCCGTGGTGAACAGCTAGCTGTAGAGTATGGTATTAAATTTATGGAAACATCTGCGAAGGCAAGCATCAACGTGGACGATGCGTTTTTCACTCTTGCCCGGGATATTAAGTGTAAAATGGAAAAGCGAATG GAAGCAAACAATCCACCGAAAGGTGGCCATCAGCTTAAGCCGCAGGTCGAACCACGGAAGGCACCGAGTTGGTTATCGAAGTGCAATCTGTTTTGA